The segment ATGGGCTCACCTGTGATTTCAGACCTTCCAGGTAACCTCCAAGGACCCAATCCACCTACGAGTGACCAGACACGGTAAGTGCACAGGGGAAATGTTACATACAATGGGCTGATGAGATTGTTAAAGATAGCATTGAGACACTGCATGGGAGCATGGACTAACTCTGCATCCCAGTTTCACCCTAACCAAGAGCTGCTGATTTTCAAACCCTGGCTCTGACTCAGTTTCATCATCCATAACCGAAACTAAGAACACAGTATAGCCTGCCATCTCACTGTCTTGAGCATTACAATCTGCACATTTAATAATGCAGACTAATGCACATTATTTTGAAAAGGTTTGGTTGTTTTCACAGTCTGTATTCGGCCCACAGTGTTGGTTATTTTGTGTAGACCCAGACATAACTTACCACAAGTGAAACTATGTGGAGTATGAAACCCCCATTAAgccactgtatattttactattattcCATGAATATtgtacaacaacagcaacaatccCTCTGTAGACTCTCTACATTTACAATAATCCTGTAGACATTTTGGTACCTGGGTTAGATTAGTCTACTCTAACTGAGAGCAAATAAACATGGAAAGTGAGGAAGAGGAATGCTTGCCACTTAGCCGGGCAAATGTGGTTTTACTAACACTGAGGTTACAGCTACATGTGGACATatgaaaaccaaagaaaatatTGACCAGGTTGAAACAGTATTTGAATACTATTACTAGTATATACCCAAATCAGTCAAACAGATCATGCTGGACCACCTGGGTAGGCCAAAACCCTCCACTAGAAATGCCGCGGGAACATGGGGAAGGAGAGTAAGAATTTGAACGGGAAAGTACAATACTTtgtattcaaaataaaaatagtccCAGCACTCAGTGCTCTCTAGCTGTCATAGACTGTATTCATTTGACGTACGCTGTGTGACACTGAGGTTAGGTAttgttgtgtcttttgtgtATAGCACAGCTAAAatcacaccccccccccccctccctctgtgtcCTCAGCTGGCCACATATCCTTCCTCAAGATAAATGATGacatctgaaaacaaaagttGTCCTCTTTTCCAACCGCTAGCCTTACCAAACAATCGTAGAGTCGGGTTCCTTACTCACCCCTCTGGTGTTTGGCTTTCATGAGGTGGTGTCATTTTAGAGTTGTCCTCTCACTCCCCTCTTGGCACCCAGCGCTTGTGACACACTcctgttttattcagaaaacAATCTGACCTGATCACTATCCATGTGGAGGTTTTTATctttgagggttttttttttcctgtcttgaGTCGTCCATCTTTTTTATTCTATtcaagcttttttctttttatgaagaGAGTGAGTCAAATGCTGTTAGACTGTTGCAATTCAGAAGCTATTTCTTCGACAAAAGGCCACATTTACTGAGGACATAATTGCTAATCAATTGGGGAAGAAAAGTGTTGTGTAACCTACCcatgaaataacaataagatTTATGGTCAGGTCATTAAAAAAATGGATTATTCTATTACAGCCCCACCAGTTTAATTGTGAGCTAATATTTGCTGTAGTGGCAGCTGTGTTATCCAATAGGCCTCAGTGTTGAGTAGAATTTTCTGATGTTTCTGCAGAGAGCGAATGAAGGCTATGGAGCAACAGATTGCCAGCTTGACTGGTCTTGTTCAGCATGCACTTTTAAAGGGGCCAAACACTAGTGGCACCAAGGAGCCTCTAAGGTAAGCAATCACAGTATAGGGCAGAGTGAGGCATCAGGGGAAATGGAGTTTCAAATGAAAAGCCTAGCCATCCAGCCAGAGTGGAAAAGATAAAGTATCCCTTCTATTATGGCCATATCAAACATTGAGGTCAAATAGCATCTGGTGAAGAGGAAACAGGTTTGACTGTGAATCTGATATTGAAGTAATTTGCTCTCTAGATCAATGGCCACTGTGTATGGTTTATCTGGCTGCATTTCACCTCTTTGCATTTCAATCTTCTCTGTGGAGAGcttgtgtaaatgtttgctTGACAGTGTAAACGGTCTGAGTCAAGTGAATTTGTGTGTTCTGATGCAATGCTGATGAACTTTGTTAACCTCATTAACATCATTTTAACCTCTCTGGTTTGTCAGTGTTTCCTATAATACTTTGCTGCTAATACTAACCTGTAAATCTAAAGTGTccaaaaatcttttctttttatgatcAAAAACCTGCTCTTACAAAATTTTCTCTGGCAACAGTGAGAGACCACCAAAGACATCATCTCCTGCCCACAGTGCAAATAGCTCAGGTTAGTATCACTGTTACTCTGTAcaatttctttacttttttttttttttatatataaacaagAGATTTAGCACCATAATGTCTTGTGCAGACAAGCCCACACATCAGTGTCAGTCAGCACTCTGCAATGAGCAGTGCTGCAGGGCGGGAAAACAAAGTCGGGTTTCTTTGCTTGTCAGCGGCTCATATTTCCTCACAGTCCTTTCCCCCCGTACATCTAGTTTAATAGTAGTTAAGAGGAGAGAGCCAGCACAGCTAACACAAGCCCCTCAGAGCACTTCTTAAAACAAGACACCATTACTTCTCAAGCCTGCCAGGATGATTCAGCGATTCAATCTTTGCTTCGCAGCTCTGTGGCCAGATCTAGGTTTGATAAAAAGGCCAACCACACCAGCGGCACAGAGAAAACCCAACTCTATTTATGTGTCTTGGGAGTTAATCTCATGTCTCATGACACATTTCTAATGTAGCTTTTGGAGAGATTTACTTGTCATGTTATGCTTGAGTGTGAGTCTTCAAAATCAGAAGAATCAGCAGCaatggctttttctttttttttttttttttttttggagtcaCATTCTCATTTGTGTCACCACACAGCCTGCACCCTTTTTTGATGGACCTTATGTTCTCAAGGCTCAAAACACAAGCACCAGTGTACTTTGTGCAACCTGCACTTCAGGTCTAGGCAGTCGTCAGGTAATATGCAAGTCAGAGAGAGTGAATAGGCCTTTGGGATTATGAAGAcaaaagtttgttgttttacttccCAGCAGAAAGAGAGTGTTTGTGGCACAGGAACTTATCGGTACACTCTGGACATTCCCCTGGCTTATTGTGTAACTCACAGGCAGAGACTCTACTTTCTCTAATAGACTTGGTGCTTCTGAGGTTAAAGGATTGGTTCTccaaaattacaaaacaaatattttttgcagatagttttggttttatttgtccaTGTATTGAGATATCCATATTTGGGATTCATGCCTCAAACCCAATTTAATGGAGGTTAATGAATTTGCGGTGTCCACAGCTATGAAAAATGATATGTGaaaaatgcaacacaaacatgtctttgCATAAACAATTTTTCAGTTCCTGTGGATAATGCACACTTCTTAGAACTACTTTCCATAAGATATAGTCCTTTGGAAAACCTGTTATACTTGTTCTGTAGATTATCTAGAGTAATACCCACATTAGTTTCTGGAATAAGAGTTGTTTctgtaaaagtaaaaccaaaactaaattTATCTAGACGTAAATGAAAAAACGTTGAGTtgtcatttaaatgaattaaagccAAAgagttaatgtttttaattcaaactgCTCTGTGGTTTCGAGTCCATTTATCTACAGATTTAAATGAACTCCTTCATAAAACCATCATCTGTGTGTAGATGATAACTAAAGttcaaaaagtcaaaagttACAGGCGAGATTCTGAAAatggatttaattaaattattattgttgttggcCATTTAGGGACTAGCACCCAAACCACAAATAGTAGCTCTCTTGGTTTCAACCTCTTCTGAAATCTGTTGACAGACATTTCAGAGGTGCAGCCAGTATAtctgtgtttattgtgcagGCAAAAAGACAGCCACACAGAGTTCAGGCATTCATTTCTAAATGTTAGGGCTATTAAGTCAGACCAGCGTGTTACCAGGAGAAATTGTCTTTGCAGACATGTAAAATCAAACCAGTATTTTGCAGACCAAAGTCAGACTTGATGGTAGCATGAGGGTTTGGAAAAGAACAACACTGTCCACTCACACTAAGGGGAGAGTTATCTTTTTATTTGAGTTTGTCCTTGATCAATAATAGTAGGTCTAATTTCTACTGTAATGGAATAATATTGGCTGTTATAAATGGTGATATGTATGGTGTCTGAAGTGTTCCTAGGATATTTGCATCAGCagataaatgaacacattttcatttcgAGTACGGTTTGGAATTCTTTTTATCTTGGCTCAGGTGGTTCTCCGGTCTTAGCTCCCAAGAGCAGTGCCACCCCTTCGGACAAGGGTACAGTTCCTCTCAAACTCAATCTCCTGCAGTTCAGGAAGAATGTTTCTGACCTCAGGATGCAGCTTCATCAGATGAGACAACTGCAGGCAAGACCTCTCaccttttaattaatttagagCGTGGTAGTCCCCGTTCGGATGTCCACCTATGGGAATGCATGCGAGGGACTGTGAACCTTAATGGTATCTAGCTAGACCGAGCCCGGCAATATTACATTCCACTGTGTGTTTCCCTGCAGCTCCAGAACCAGGAGGCATTACGGTTTCAGCTCAAGCGGGCCGAGCAGGAAATCAGCGTTAAACTTGCAGAGGCCATGCGGCGCCTGGAGGACCCTGTCCAGAGGCAGAGAACTTTAGTAGAAGAGGACAGGCACAAGTACTTGGGCCTGGAGGAGCACGTCCTCACACAGCTCAGGTAAGACTGAGCCCTGTCCTCACTAGATCGACTTCCAGGAGAGCCTTTATATCAGGCTCGTGTATTTCCTTATTGAATGTTTCTTCTTAGTAGTTTTTCACTCCTTGCATAAGAGTTGCAGAGCTTGATGATGAggtaattaaatttttttaaccCCCCTCCCCTTTGAAAAGCCAACGCCCTCTGAACTGCAGTGCACAGGTTGATACAGGCAAGTGGTGCCTGCCTCCGAGAGACAGAAATATAGAACAAAGGACTCAACTGTGGGGTAATTACTCACTATTGTGCTCCTATTTTAATTCACTTGCAGAATCTTGCCAACAGGGAGCTGTAATTGAATCCTTTTTATTTGGATGTTTACAGGCAAGGTCAAACAGCATTGTTATGCTAGATAGtggtgaacatacagtatgctcCAATAAACGCCATGATAGCAGTTTGTGGAGAAATGAAGAGGCAAGTAGGTGGATTAAGCTCTCTGTTGCTCTTGGTATCGAGCCAGTTGTGAGTCAGCAAAACATGACTGCTGACACTTTAAATAAGGGTAGGTAATTAGGGCTGCTTGGCTTTAAGACCATAGGGGAGACTGTGGTGTGAAAACCACTGCCCTctaaagaggaaaagaggaaaactaaATCTATCGTGACCTACGGGGCACATTGtgttacattttacacaattcTGTGGCTCACTACATTCACTTGTGAAGTGTCACCACTGTATGTGGCATAGTTTGCAAGTAATCCAACAATAGCAACACTCGAAAAAGCCAAGAAATAAATCAATGCCAGGACTATTAAACATGATCATCTGGCTTCTATTGATGGTGGCGACAAAGCTTCCacaaagcaaaaatacaaaGCATTTATCCAGCGCCACAAAAGCGCTTGGAAATGAGTTGTCATCTCAAAGCTATGTCAGGATTTCTTTATCTTTAGTTATATGCTTTAGATCCAATTCTGTAAGCATTCACTTGCTAGcagtaatttacagtatatgaaagAGAATACAAAAGGCACAGGGGGGGGGTATCTAATTCCATGACGTTTGCCTTGTTTACTCTGACACACTGAGATATTAATTTTCGAGACATTTagcatctgtttttttctgtgggtATAAAAAAGGGAAACTATGTTTCCTTTGTCCTCAGCTGGAATTTCCCATCATCATTCCTATTACCAACAGGCCTTGGCATAGCAGGGCATTTAACACACCGTCTCCTTGTTGCCTTTCCCTCTCCCATTAGGGGACTTCTATAAAAGACTGTTTCTCAAGGGTACCTGACCACAATGAAACACCATTTTCGTCCCTCTCATGCAATCCAGCACTGCACACAATGTTATCATTCGCCACATTTCCCCTTGGAGCAGGCCGTTTTCTCGAGCACTGGGATGGCTATGAAGAAGCGCGATATGTTTTCTATGTGAGGAAGtgctctgtcacacacaaaaaaaaagctctcaTTCAGTGTGTAAACATCTGCGGTTTTGGGATGAGATTCAATCCAATCTAGTCTTAGTAATCCAGTTTAGTACGGAGAGTTCATTTCAGAGTGACTGTTTATCCCATAcagacatattttacatatgaTCCCATTTTCACCTTGTTTTTATCAAATCACGGTCCTAAATCTGCTCTCACCTTTATACAGTCAGTCACTTCATAACCTTGAATATAAATGATTTTGTCATGCCCCCTGGTGTTTGTAaggagtaaataaaatgtaaagtcCTCATGATCCGtctgtttttactgcatttctCTTACATTAAAATTGTGCCAGGTACATTAATGTCAGgaacaaatattaataaatacaattaacaaTTATCAGTGATGATTATCAGTGAAGCCATTGTATTTTCTGTCCACTGACTATTTTTTCTGATCTTCAGATTAATTTTCCATTGTCTTTTTGTGGTATACATGCAGCACAATGTTCTTGTTCTGTGCATTAGATATAGGAAAACTGTTTTCACTCAAACTCTAATTACtttgttctctgtttgtttctgcagtgaGCTGGAGCTGTTTGTAGCTTCTCTGCAGAAGGACTCAGCAGCAACACACAGAGTGGTGACCCTGAAGGATGTGGAGGAGGGAGCCGTGACACTGAGGAAGGTGGGAGAATCTCTGGCAGGGCTCAAAGGTAAGATGGTAATATTCGTACTACTGGGGACACTAGTGTTTTTCTAGAAGTTACTGTTCAGTAATGTGACATACATTAGTGTAGCATACAGTAGCTTAGTCTTCTATGTTATTGTCTTTACCAGAGAGAtgctaatacacacacacaatatatcATGATGTATTAAATAGTCAACATGATGTTCAAAGCAGTAAATCGTATGCTGTGTTGCACAAATTATTCATTTGACTTCATTTGATTTTGAGAAGAATACCATGATAAAATTCCTTTTgaagtacatacagtaaaagatTATATCAGATAACTATCAGATAACTATTCAAAGGTGTCAGTGTATCCCACTGAACATCTAACATTGGTAATAAGCTGGTAACCCTCTCATTGCAGTCTAAATGTTATTGTGATGCTTTCACACACTATAATGATTAACAGTGCAGGCAGTTAAAATACTGCTGtaatcagaaaaagaaatgccaTTGAAAATAATGTTCCTAAACAAGCTGTTTACAAAATATTTGCATGTCTCTTTGCGTAGGAGAGTTCCCAGCCCTACAAACCAGGATGCGAGCTGTGCTCAGGGTGGAAGTGGAAGCTGTAAAGTTTCTGAAGGAGGAGCCACATAAACTGGACAGTATGCTGAAAAGGGTCAAGAGCCTGACTGACACACTCAGCAGTCTGAGAAggtaaaggaaagaaaatgtagagaaaaaaatgtcaaaggaGATAAAGTAGGCATCGGGAGAGGAGGCTGCTATAGTATGGGGGATAAGAGTGGGAGAGAAcagaagatgaaaacagaaagcagtcTCCACTGCTACTCATTGAGGCCTGTGATGTGGGAGATTGTACTATGTGATGATAGTGGCAAGGCAGCCTTCATCTTTTCAAAGAGGTCATTCCATGTGGACAGAGCAGTATGACGTCCAGCTTGATTTACTTCCATCGCCTTCACTGAACCGATAAGTGAATTAATTTGGTGGACACTGCAGCTCctcatttccatttaaatatgTCACAGATACCAAACTCACTCCAGACTTTTCGCCCCGTCTTGCCCTCCACTACTCACTCGTCTTTCATCTGAAACATGTGCGGTTGCCAAACCATAGGACACATTGTCATAACTTTTTGTTCTTACCCCTCACATTGGAGTATGAACATTACTTGACAGCATTATTataaagtttgatttatttttaaattggatggaacatcaacatgtttttgcaTACTAATACGACTTTGGTTGTGAAATCGGTCCAGGTCAGGTTTAGATTTAAACCCAAGAGTGTATAttttttgcctgtgttttcCACATTGTTTGAATCACACACTGTTTCCCCCCCCTCTCTGCAGATGTGCTACTGAGGGTCCTCAGAAAGGACCGGATCCTTCTGCTAATGTCTCAGTGGAAAACAGCGCTCCAGCTGAGGTCCCTGCAGAAGTTCCCTCAGCAATAGTCCAGCCTGGCTCCACCTCAGCCCCACTTGAGCCCCAGAACTCCACCATCAGATCAGAGGTTATGCCTTCCTCCCCAGTGGTCATTCATCATGTCCAGAGCTCCCCGGTCCACATGCACCAGTCCCAGCAGTCTGCAGCCTTAACTGCTCAGCCCAGTCCCCCATTGACCCCCAGCCCCACTCAGGTTTCTAATCCAAACCCTTGCAAGAGTCGAGGCAGGGAGTCTCCTAAAGGGGGCGCCTCCGAATCCCAGAGTCCCACATTTCATAAGAAGGCACAAGGGAATAATGTCAATGGAACTACCAGCACGGACCTTGTCATagaggagctgcagagcagTCAAGACAAGAGCAAAAACAGAGCCATGTTCATAGAGGTATAGTTGTTTACCCAACCAGAAGCATATGGTCCTTTTCTTAATCTCACATAGTAAAGCTGTGGTCAGATCGTGGGGATATCCTTCCCACTACATTCATTTAAATCTCTGAATTAATAATGTTCATCTCTGAAACTTACAGGCAGCGGAGAAGGAGtgggaagagaggagacaaaacatGAGTCATTACGATGGAAAAGAGTTTGAGAAGATCCTTCTAGAGGCCCAGGCCAACATGATGAAGGGCATTCCCAGCATAGAGGCAGAGGAGAGCCCAGCACTGCCACTCGCTGCCACCGGAGAACAAGCTCACATCCAAAATCTTGTGGATTCACCTTCAACAGGTACAACTTTAGCTTTAACTTACTACACAGGCACATTTTACACGTTTTACTATACAGTGTCCAAATTATTCCTACATAATTTAAATGATCTTTATGACAGAAGAGCCCCAGTCTGAGCGTCACTCAGACAAACCAGCCAAGAAGGGGGCTGAGAAGCTCCCTAAGACTATGATGGAGAAACAAGCCAAACCTGTACTGGAGAAGCTTTCCAAGACAGCCACAAAGCCTGCACCCCTTGACAGTTTTACTAAGCAGGGGTTTGAAAAGTCCAACAAgtccccaccaccacctcctccaagAAAAACCTACTCCAGCTTGAGCTCAGGCTTGACCACAACCCGCTCTGGTGAAGTGGTCTACACCAGCAGGAAGGACAGCGTCTCAGCTCAGGTCAGTCTGGTCAGTGGTTGTTCGGtggtcaaacagcagctgcagattGTTTTCTCATTCTCTATTCTTGTATTGTCAGTGGAAGAAAAGTCTTCTCTTTGTAACTATTCACATTTCTTTGCATCTTgcagtttgcatgtttgtttttaaattcacagtttCAACACGGAGAGCTTTCCCAGCAGTGCACAGTGCAAGTTTACCAAGTAAAGACCAAAGAGGCTGTTTGCAGAACTGAAAGGAAGCGAAAAATAACTAATCCAAAACTTGAAAAGAGAAACTCACCACTACCTCTATAGCtaacaaatgaacacatttcatgcacacaaaaaagGCAAATTAGAGCTGCATGATTTATGACTTTGTCCCAGACCTTTATGCATCACAAACATGAGAGGGAGCGCTCTGTTGAATCTGACCCTACAGTTGTCTTAACCTTTAAAGCATTTTGGTGTATGACCTAgaaaattaaagattaaatcaTTCTACAGGAGGGTGAAGAAGAAGTCCTACCTCCCACTCCGCAACCCAAACCTGCCAAGGTTCCACCGGAGACCAAGCCCAAGCCTGCTACTCCTCCCCCAGTTACTGCCTCTGTTACcaatgaagaggaggatgaaggggACAAGATCATGGCAGAGCTCCAGGTTAGACGCATATGTACATTCAAGCACTCACACAAACATTCCCTGAAGCACATTAATTAGAGTGTGTGAAGGTGTCTGTCTGGATTTTTCGATGTTCTGCATTGTGGAAGTGGGTTGCCTTCATGTGGTGATTGACTTCCTCAGAAGTGGCAAAGGATAGGCACTGACAGCTGCCAAAagagttctttcttttttctctttgatttgaaattcagttttgttAGGTGTGGGGTCTAGGTGGCAGTGGTCGAGATACTCAAATTCCCTCCCTCCCCAAAATCTTTGTCCCCATTTCCCCTCACTTTTCTCTTCAGGTTTTCCAGAAGTGCACAGTTAAGGATGTAGTGGTGAAAAATTTGGTAGAGCCCACCACTCGAATTGAACCACAAATCAGAGAACTAAGACCAGGGGCCTTATTGccccaaaaagagaaaaaggtaaaatataTGTCGCCGTGCAGCTGCCCAGCTAACTGCCTGCCTCTGCCAACTGTCTGACACAATCAAAGGCTGTGTTCTAACCATTCTACAACTTTTGCATCCTTGCTTTGGCTCGAGAGAAACCTGTAACAGCTGCCTCCAAAAACCTCCTTTCCTTGCTGCCTcattttctttacctcttttGATTCTGCTGGACATCACAGCTCGAACATCTTCAGGATTAAGTCTGCATAAAGATATGCCTCTCAAAAGATGCTGTGTCTTTCGTGTGCCTGGACCAGACAACTATGTGTTTTGCCActgatttaattttcatttgtcttttttctccaAATCAATAAAGACCTCagcactgtattttattatttaaatcgTCTTGTGTCTTTCTTTAATGACATGTCTTCATACGAAATCAACAAAGCAAATATTTCTCAAATGATTAACAATTgagagaaacaacattaaaattcCCTTTGTACTGTAGGCACAACCTGTTTTTGCAGACTTGGTTCACTAGAGGTCAGTCTGACCACTTTGCATGCTCTTTCCCTCACTTATACTTTCCTGagaaattacttttttgtttttctatgtctTTGCACAACTTTACCCCAGTTTTCTTTCCTAGCTTTAAACCCGTGTAACCACTAcaatgctgtatttttttacatttaggtaAATTCATAAGACACGGAAGTTCAAATGCAACAAATTTGACTAGTTCACAGCTGAGATTTGAAATATACAGAGGTGTACGATGACTAGTGGTACTGTAAGCTAGTAcctaaatattaaaacattaatgatgGTAGTTTTTCAGAGACTGTAGCCCAAATTATTTTACTAAATAGTGAAAGTAGTGTTACAGTAGTGTCTACAGTACACAATGTTTgaacaagagaagaaagaatatatataaaagtgaATGCACTAGAAAACATAATCTAAATGTAGAATTGTTAACTTTACCAAGCACAAAAAAATAAGCAACATTTTAGCAGAGTTTAAACTACTTATAGTCATAGCTTACAAAGAGTTAAAAGGTAATTGCCCTCTGCAGTGTGGGCACTGTGGATGCTACAGCAGTCATATACAGCCCCCTGGCACACCAGTTGCACAGTAATATTATTCCCTCACACACTGTTCTAGCAGAGTTCAGAGCCCAGTCAGGAGGATAAAGATCCAGACACTGATGAAAATGGGAATACTACTATGAGACAGAGCCAAGGGGTATGTATGCCATTTAGTTATTACACTATATTCATGCATAGTTAATGCAGTGTATATTCTAGAGTAATTTTAAAGTTGGAAATTATGtgataattgtttttttatttcacaatcaCAGGTCATATACTATGTGACTGGCCAGATTCACAAAGATCATCCATCATTGTCAGGAACGGAGGAATCCACTGAACATCGAGAGCCCACACAGACTTCAACACAGGTGTCAAATGTCAATGTTAATGACAGTTCTCCAAGCCAGGAAAATCAGCAGCAGCCAAAGCCTACATCACCCAACTCACCTCCACCAATAACACCTCCACCTATATCACCTAAGCCTGTGGGACTGAATGGAATCAAACTTCCAAAGAAGCACATTAAACGCTCGGAGTCCTTGAAGACAAGTGCAGAAATGGAGAAGGGAAAAATCctcaacaaaataaacactgaaaagaaaagtaaaatcatTCAGGAGCATGTTTCTTCCAGGAAGAATAAAATACATGAGCCTACGGTAACTACAATAACCAGTAAGCCTAAAGGTTCTGTTGCTCCACCTAAAAAGGCTTCTAGGGAGGATAGTGATCCATATAAGGCTTTTAGTAATGAGAGCGATGAGGGGGCTAGTCTTAGTCCGGATTTACCTGGAGAGGAggcacctccacctccagacaACATAGCATTTATGATCACTAACACCAAAGTCCAGGCACTGTCTTGTGGCGAATACCAGGAACTGGTCAATGCCAAGAAGGGAAGTGTCCAGACAGTTACTGTAGGTGGTGCCACAAACAGGGGGAATGTCACAGCAGATTCCACTGCACCACAGGATAATGGCTTTACCAAGAAGCCCGTCATCATCATTTTTGATGAGCCCATGGACATCCGTTCTGCTTACAAGCGCCTGTCCACCATCTTTGAATGTGAAGAGGAACTGGACAGGATGCTAGCAGAAGAGCGCATCgaggaggagagtgaggagtCGGACACAGAGAGGAGTGGTGGGCTGCAGGTAAAAGCTGGAGAGACTGAGATGACGGATGGCACAAAGGTCAGCTCTTCAAAAAGTTCTGCTGATCTTGTTAGCTTATCATCCTCATCTTCGTCTTCAATATCTGAAATAACAGATGGTGGAATAAACTTGGAGTCAAATGGAGATGCCAAGCAGGATGGTAAGAAgaagttcaagttcaagtttcCCAAGAAACAGCTGGCGGCACTTACCCAGGCGATTCGCACGGGCACCAAGTCAGGAAAGAAGACTCTACAAGTTGTTGTGTATGAAGACGAGGAGGAATCAGATGGAACTGTCAGGCAGCATAAAGAAGCAAAGAGATTTGAGATTACACGCTCAAAATCTTTGGCAGAAACCTCCAAGGCAGCAGGCTCAGCTATGCTCAAGAGGCAGAACTCGGACTCCTCCTGCAGGACCGATGAAATCCGAAAGAGCACATACAAAACACTGGACAGCCTAGAACAAACCATCAAGCAGCTTGAGAATACAATCAGCGAGATGGGACCATGCTCCCCCGAGGAGCAAGTTTCTACAGAGGAGGCTAAAGCAACAAATAGGAAAACCTCAGAAGGAGTAGGGCTGAAGAGgtcttcctctctccctgcGTCTAGAGGGTTAGGTCCTACGGTACCCAGCAAAAATTCTTTGCAGAAGAAGAGTAAACCTCAGCTCCTTCCTCGCCCTGTAGTCATCCCTACTACCAACACTACGACCACCTCAACTACTGTCCCCAGTGCCCCCAGCATCATACAACAGGTCTCTCTCTAGCTCTTGCTGCTCCGGGAGGCTTTGGGTCCTTCTTTATTGTTTCCAACCTACCTTCACTTCAACCCTAACCACTGATACGACAGATTATTAATCCACAGGTGCTTTGAAATATTGGAAATGTCCCCCGTGGCTTTCTCCCTCTGTGAAATCATGGTGACATGATTGGGGGTGGCATTTTGTTGGGTTCCTGGCAaccatctttctctttcagttcaACTCTGAGGTTTTCCACAAGTAGCACATTCATCATCAGAGACACTTTCATGATGATTAAGCGCTGATATCTCT is part of the Anabas testudineus chromosome 2, fAnaTes1.2, whole genome shotgun sequence genome and harbors:
- the si:ch211-285f17.1 gene encoding sickle tail protein homolog isoform X12 gives rise to the protein MPRRSWAIRNDCESRSPKHGPSPQPAVGDQVDHLSLASLESLDAMSEADAPTAFTRGSRVRASLPVVRSANQTKDRSLGVLYLQYGDETKQIRMPNEITSIDTVRALFVSAFPQQLTMKMLESPSVAVYVKDDMRNMYYELTDVRNITDHSCLKVYHKDPAQAFSHGPRPANGDARMHNEMVHAGREGQHPLRQPPMVPPAHHPMQGALSPTPHSMPPSPSRIPFGSRQGSIPGSATMPRDRIANANPSVRSISPCPSAILERRDVKPDEDMGGKSHTLARGNEGLYADPYMLQEGRMSVSTAHGPHPNPGLDGPEHVMGGFHRASIRSTSSYGGPSPTDTIDHPSLYRQKSRNSQLPTLGSKTPPPSPHRVTEVRMIDIHGGPPHGIPPHGVPIERSSPVRQSFRKEEVTGTKARNNMGSPVISDLPGNLQGPNPPTSDQTRERMKAMEQQIASLTGLVQHALLKGPNTSGTKEPLSERPPKTSSPAHSANSSGGSPVLAPKSSATPSDKGTVPLKLNLLQFRKNVSDLRMQLHQMRQLQLQNQEALRFQLKRAEQEISVKLAEAMRRLEDPVQRQRTLVEEDRHKYLGLEEHVLTQLSELELFVASLQKDSAATHRVVTLKDVEEGAVTLRKVGESLAGLKGEFPALQTRMRAVLRVEVEAVKFLKEEPHKLDSMLKRVKSLTDTLSSLRRCATEGPQKGPDPSANVSVENSAPAEVPAEVPSAIVQPGSTSAPLEPQNSTIRSEVMPSSPVVIHHVQSSPVHMHQSQQSAALTAQPSPPLTPSPTQVSNPNPCKSRGRESPKGGASESQSPTFHKKAQGNNVNGTTSTDLVIEELQSSQDKSKNRAMFIEAAEKEWEERRQNMSHYDGKEFEKILLEAQANMMKGIPSIEAEESPALPLAATGEQAHIQNLVDSPSTEEPQSERHSDKPAKKGAEKLPKTMMEKQAKPVLEKLSKTATKPAPLDSFTKQGFEKSNKSPPPPPPRKTYSSLSSGLTTTRSGEVVYTSRKDSVSAQEGEEEVLPPTPQPKPAKVPPETKPKPATPPPVTASVTNEEEDEGDKIMAELQVFQKCTVKDVVVKNLVEPTTRIEPQIRELRPGALLPQKEKKQSSEPSQEDKDPDTDENGNTTMRQSQGVIYYVTGQIHKDHPSLSGTEESTEHREPTQTSTQVSNVNVNDSSPSQENQQQPKPTSPNSPPPITPPPISPKPVGLNGIKLPKKHIKRSESLKTSAEMEKGKILNKINTEKKSKIIQEHVSSRKNKIHEPTVTTITSKPKGSVAPPKKASREDSDPYKAFSNESDEGASLSPDLPGEEAPPPPDNIAFMITNTKVQALSCGEYQELVNAKKGSVQTVTVGGATNRGNVTADSTAPQDNGFTKKPVIIIFDEPMDIRSAYKRLSTIFECEEELDRMLAEERIEEESEESDTERSGGLQVKAGETEMTDGTKVSSSKSSADLVSLSSSSSSSISEITDGGINLESNGDAKQDGKKKFKFKFPKKQLAALTQAIRTGTKSGKKTLQVVVYEDEEESDGTVRQHKEAKRFEITRSKSLAETSKAAGSAMLKRQNSDSSCRTDEIRKSTYKTLDSLEQTIKQLENTISEMGPCSPEEQVSTEEAKATNRKTSEGVGLKRSSSLPASRGLGPTVPSKNSLQKKSKPQLLPRPVVIPTTNTTTTSTTVPSAPSIIQQIPLQNTSVASPTSRMPVPLSVKSRQSPGTTDKAGKQQKLQDAQRQFRQANGSAKRVGGDHKTTSPTIHTSKIPAFNPSSTKGSSQSAQNSDATNPINPSSCSSVTKSSILSSHTPRSSSLPSSHIPSLCNGSLKLHPTSSQHTGKALLFSSQTQNGRVHSSSSSFSSSSSSSSSPSPSPLSPTPLGPGGKSIRTIHTPSFTSYRSHNGSSGKSCIPTATAAKDTT